The genomic interval TTGCTTCAATTGCCGGTAAAGAAGGCAACGCGGGCATGACTTGTTACTCAACTTCAAAAGCTGGTGTGATTGGCTTAGTGAAAGCCGCTGGTAAAGAATATGCTGAAACGGGCATCACTATTAATGGCTTAGCACCGGCAGTTATTCGCACTGCCTTCATCGAAACTATTCCAGATGATCAAGTTAAGTACATGACCGATAAAATACCCATGAAACGCTGTGGTACACTAGATGAAGTCACTGGCATCTGCGCTTATATTTGCTCACCTGAAGCCGCTTTCAATACTGGTTATACTTTCGATATTAGTGGTGGTCGCGCAACCTATTAATTTTTAAAGGAGCAACAGATGCTATTAAAAGAAAAAGTCGTCATCGTCACCGGTTCTGCCAATGGACTTGGCAAAGGCATAGCCCGAGCCTGTCACGCCGATGGAGCCAAAGTTGTCATTGCGGACTTGGAACAATCTGCCTGTCAATTAGTCGTGGATGAACTCGGGTCAAATGCTTTGGCCGTAGCCTGTGATGTATGTAGTGATGAAGCACAACAAAATGTCATTGATAAGGCTATTGAGAAATGGGGTCGCGTGGACTGCATTGTCAATAATGCTGGTATCAACTTTGCTAAACCTTTCCTAGAAACCACTAAGCAAGACTGGGACAAGGTTCTCAACACCAATTTGCGTGCGGTCTTTTTCTTTATGCAAAAACTCTGTAAATACTGGATCGACAATCAAACCAAGGGGTCAATTGTGAATATTTCCAGTGTTCACAATCAAGCGACTTTACCAGGTGCTGGCCCCTATGCCGCTACTAAAAATGGCTTGTTGGGAATCATGAAATGTGCCGTCAATGAATTGAGCAGCAAGGGTATTCGCGTCAACACCGTCTCACCGGGTCTATGCAACACGAATATTTGGCAGGACATCATTGAAGCCGCACCTAATGAAAAAGAATGCCTAGATTATTGGAAGCAACAAATACCTATTGGTCGCCCCAGTGAACCAGAAGAAATTGGTTACACGGTGTCTTTCTTACTCAGTGATCGTTCCAGCTCCACTACAGGCACAAACATCTATTTGGATGGCGGCATGACGAGTCAACTAATCAGTCAAGCCCCTTATGATTCAGAGAGTATCGACTAAGACTAAAAAATTAATTTATAACACCATAAAAAACTTAAACTCGCCAGAAATGATATGACTAAAGATACCTGTAGCCCCTACGTGAAACGGACTAATTGCTGGCAGTAAATAATTAAACTAAAAAAAG from Lentisphaera araneosa HTCC2155 carries:
- a CDS encoding SDR family NAD(P)-dependent oxidoreductase, with the protein product MLLKEKVVIVTGSANGLGKGIARACHADGAKVVIADLEQSACQLVVDELGSNALAVACDVCSDEAQQNVIDKAIEKWGRVDCIVNNAGINFAKPFLETTKQDWDKVLNTNLRAVFFFMQKLCKYWIDNQTKGSIVNISSVHNQATLPGAGPYAATKNGLLGIMKCAVNELSSKGIRVNTVSPGLCNTNIWQDIIEAAPNEKECLDYWKQQIPIGRPSEPEEIGYTVSFLLSDRSSSTTGTNIYLDGGMTSQLISQAPYDSESID